A genomic region of Streptococcus suis contains the following coding sequences:
- a CDS encoding ABC transporter ATP-binding protein has translation MALLEVKDLTKNFGGLTAVGDVTMELHEGELVGLIGPNGAGKTTLFNLLTGVYEPSEGTISLAGTILNGKAPSKIASLGLGRTFQNIRLFKNMTVLENVLIGLGNHGKSEVFASFFRLPAFYKNEEALKTKALELLKIFDLDGDADTLAKNLPYGQQRRLEIVRALATEPKILFLDEPAAGMNPQETAELTQLIRKIKEEFGITIILIEHDMSLVMEVTERIYVLEYGRLIAHGTPEEIRNNKRVIEAYLGGEA, from the coding sequence ATGGCATTACTTGAAGTAAAAGATTTAACCAAGAACTTCGGTGGCCTGACTGCCGTTGGTGACGTGACCATGGAACTTCATGAGGGGGAATTGGTTGGTCTTATCGGTCCAAATGGTGCTGGTAAAACGACTCTTTTCAACCTCTTGACAGGTGTTTATGAGCCAAGCGAGGGGACAATTTCTCTTGCAGGGACTATTTTGAACGGTAAAGCACCATCAAAAATTGCTTCGCTTGGTCTTGGTCGTACTTTCCAGAACATTCGTTTGTTCAAAAATATGACCGTTTTGGAAAATGTTTTGATTGGTCTTGGCAACCATGGTAAATCAGAAGTATTTGCAAGTTTCTTCCGTCTTCCAGCATTCTATAAGAATGAAGAAGCGTTGAAAACAAAAGCGCTTGAACTTTTGAAAATCTTCGATTTGGATGGAGATGCAGATACATTAGCTAAAAACCTTCCTTACGGTCAACAACGACGTTTGGAAATCGTTCGTGCCCTTGCGACTGAACCAAAAATTCTTTTCTTGGATGAACCAGCAGCTGGTATGAACCCACAAGAAACGGCAGAATTGACCCAACTTATCCGTAAGATCAAAGAAGAATTTGGTATTACGATCATCTTGATCGAACACGATATGAGCTTGGTTATGGAAGTGACGGAGCGTATATACGTATTGGAGTACGGTCGTTTGATTGCTCATGGTACACCAGAAGAAATTCGTAATAACAAGCGTGTAATTGAAGCCTACCTTGGAGGTGAAGCTTAA
- a CDS encoding branched-chain amino acid ABC transporter permease gives MKQNLKVNAIWLAILLAGFGLIQGLVSAGILNFYYIQIVQQIGIQIILAVGLNLIVGFSGQFSLGHAGFMAIGAYAVGILGKMMPTYGGFAIALIVGMLISGAVALLVGIPTLRLKGDYLAIATLGVAEIIRILIINGGSVTNGAAGIMSIPLFTSWPLVYIFVIITTLVTVNFLRSPMGRATISVREDEIAAESVGVNPTFVKVSAFVFGAMTAAIAGGLHAGYVGTIVPKDFAFMTSVNVLIIIVLGGLGSITGTFVAAIVLGILNVFLKSYSDISMIIYSLALILLMIFRPGGLLGTKEFSVAALLKKKEVK, from the coding sequence ATGAAGCAAAATTTAAAAGTTAATGCGATTTGGTTGGCTATCTTATTGGCTGGTTTTGGGCTTATTCAAGGTCTTGTATCAGCAGGGATTCTGAATTTTTACTACATCCAGATTGTTCAGCAAATCGGTATTCAAATTATCTTGGCAGTTGGTTTAAACTTGATTGTTGGTTTCTCAGGTCAATTTTCACTTGGTCATGCTGGTTTTATGGCTATTGGTGCTTATGCAGTAGGTATTCTTGGGAAAATGATGCCAACTTATGGTGGATTTGCTATCGCCTTGATTGTTGGGATGTTAATCTCAGGTGCAGTAGCTCTTTTAGTTGGTATTCCAACCCTTCGTTTGAAAGGTGACTACCTTGCAATTGCGACTCTTGGTGTTGCAGAGATTATTCGTATTTTAATTATCAATGGTGGTAGTGTAACGAATGGTGCAGCAGGTATTATGTCTATTCCACTCTTTACAAGCTGGCCTTTAGTTTATATTTTTGTAATCATCACAACCTTGGTGACAGTTAACTTTTTGCGCAGTCCGATGGGACGTGCTACAATTTCTGTTCGTGAGGATGAAATTGCGGCAGAATCTGTAGGTGTCAATCCAACATTTGTGAAAGTTTCAGCCTTTGTATTTGGTGCCATGACGGCAGCCATTGCAGGTGGTCTCCATGCAGGATACGTTGGGACAATTGTTCCGAAAGACTTTGCCTTTATGACCTCCGTTAACGTTTTGATTATCATTGTATTGGGTGGTTTGGGCTCTATCACAGGTACCTTTGTAGCAGCCATTGTACTTGGTATTTTGAACGTATTCCTCAAGAGTTACTCTGATATTTCAATGATTATCTATTCATTAGCTCTTATTCTCTTGATGATTTTCCGTCCTGGAGGTCTTTTGGGAACTAAGGAATTCAGCGTAGCAGCTCTACTCAAGAAGAAGGAGGTTAAGTAA
- a CDS encoding branched-chain amino acid ABC transporter permease, whose amino-acid sequence MLQQLVNGLILGSVYALLALGYTMVYGIIKLINFAHGDLYMMGAFMGYFLLNNLTFIADGGTRFFVALILAMVGTAILGVVIEFLAYRPLRNSTRIAALITAIGVSFFLEYTMIKFFTADVKAFPQAIEAVTFNLGPVSVTNIQLIILGVSLALMVALQLIVKRTKMGKAMRAVSVDSDAAQLMGINVNRTISFTFALGSALAGAAGVLLGLYYNQIEPLMGMTPGLKAFVAAVLGGIGIIPGAALGGFVIGIIETFTYVIEFDTFRDAIVYTVLIIILLVRPSGILGKNVKEKV is encoded by the coding sequence ATGCTTCAACAACTTGTCAATGGTTTGATTCTTGGTTCTGTTTATGCCCTTTTGGCCCTTGGTTATACCATGGTGTACGGAATTATCAAACTCATTAACTTCGCCCATGGTGATTTGTATATGATGGGTGCTTTTATGGGGTACTTCCTATTAAATAATTTAACTTTTATTGCAGATGGTGGAACGCGTTTCTTTGTTGCCCTCATTCTAGCGATGGTAGGGACGGCTATTCTCGGTGTCGTTATAGAGTTTTTAGCCTATCGTCCTTTGCGTAATTCAACGCGTATAGCAGCTTTGATTACGGCTATCGGTGTATCCTTCTTCTTGGAATACACTATGATTAAATTCTTTACAGCAGACGTAAAAGCCTTTCCACAAGCAATCGAAGCTGTGACTTTTAACCTTGGTCCAGTTTCTGTTACCAATATCCAGTTGATTATTCTTGGTGTATCGCTTGCGTTGATGGTCGCTCTTCAATTAATTGTCAAACGTACAAAAATGGGGAAAGCCATGCGTGCGGTCTCTGTAGATAGCGATGCAGCTCAGCTTATGGGGATCAATGTAAACCGTACAATCAGCTTTACTTTTGCTCTTGGGTCAGCTCTTGCGGGTGCTGCGGGTGTTCTCCTAGGTCTCTACTACAACCAGATTGAGCCTTTGATGGGGATGACTCCAGGTTTGAAAGCCTTTGTAGCGGCAGTATTGGGCGGTATCGGTATTATTCCAGGTGCTGCACTTGGTGGCTTCGTTATCGGTATCATCGAAACATTCACCTATGTGATTGAATTCGATACTTTCCGTGATGCGATCGTATATACTGTTTTGATCATCATCCTCTTGGTGCGTCCAAGTGGTATTCTTGGTAAAAATGTGAAAGAGAAGGTGTAA
- a CDS encoding ABC transporter substrate-binding protein, whose product MKTRKFAVALATFASAALLAACGNVSTTNTSAAGSSVGDTFKIGYNLELSGAVSSYGQTEEKGANLAVKEINAAGGIDGKKIEVITKDNKSETAEAATVATSLASEGANVVIGPATSGASAASIPALTSAGVPMITPSGTQTNLVVNDKGEVQEYFFRTTFTDGYQGQIMAKYATENLSAKKVVLYFDNSSDYGKGVAEAFKKAYKGEIVSEITFASGDKDFQAALTKLKDKEFDAIIMPGYYNETGTIVKQARGLGIDKPILGSDGFDSPQFTELATASAASNVYYLSGFVTSASEKAKAFYDAYVKEYNEEPSMFSALAYDSVYMAAEAAKGAADSAAVKTNLAALKDFEGVTGTMSVDKEHNVVKSVYVVGLTNGEESSVDTISID is encoded by the coding sequence ATGAAAACAAGAAAATTTGCAGTAGCGCTTGCTACATTTGCCTCTGCAGCTCTACTTGCTGCATGTGGTAATGTTTCGACAACCAATACTTCAGCCGCAGGTTCTTCTGTAGGTGATACATTTAAAATCGGCTACAACTTGGAGTTGTCAGGTGCTGTTTCATCCTATGGTCAAACAGAGGAAAAAGGTGCCAACCTTGCCGTGAAAGAAATCAATGCTGCGGGTGGTATTGACGGCAAAAAAATCGAAGTGATTACAAAAGACAACAAGTCTGAAACAGCAGAGGCAGCTACTGTTGCAACAAGCTTGGCAAGTGAAGGGGCAAACGTTGTGATTGGTCCTGCTACATCAGGAGCTTCAGCAGCCTCTATTCCAGCATTGACATCTGCTGGTGTTCCTATGATTACTCCTTCAGGAACTCAAACAAACTTGGTTGTGAACGATAAAGGTGAGGTACAAGAATACTTCTTCCGTACAACCTTTACAGATGGGTATCAAGGTCAAATTATGGCTAAATACGCTACTGAGAACTTGTCAGCTAAGAAAGTTGTTCTTTACTTTGACAACTCTTCTGATTATGGTAAGGGTGTAGCAGAGGCTTTCAAGAAGGCTTACAAAGGAGAAATCGTTTCAGAAATCACATTTGCTTCTGGCGATAAGGATTTCCAAGCTGCTTTGACAAAATTGAAAGATAAAGAATTTGATGCCATCATCATGCCTGGTTACTACAATGAAACAGGTACAATTGTGAAGCAAGCACGCGGTTTGGGTATTGACAAGCCAATTCTTGGTTCAGATGGTTTTGACTCACCACAATTTACTGAATTGGCAACTGCATCAGCAGCATCAAATGTTTACTACCTTTCTGGATTTGTAACATCAGCAAGTGAAAAAGCAAAAGCATTCTATGATGCCTATGTGAAAGAATACAATGAAGAGCCATCAATGTTCTCAGCTCTAGCTTACGACTCAGTTTACATGGCAGCAGAAGCAGCAAAAGGTGCAGCTGATTCAGCAGCAGTGAAGACTAATCTTGCAGCTCTGAAAGACTTTGAAGGTGTGACTGGTACAATGTCTGTTGACAAAGAGCACAATGTCGTTAAATCAGTTTATGTTGTTGGTTTAACAAACGGAGAAGAATCGTCTGTAGATACTATCTCTATTGACTAA
- a CDS encoding YlbG family protein, whose product MFEKKNRTCLTVYLHYNRDARKLSQYGDIVYHSKRLRYVLVYMDQELVEATILKLKKERFVKKVVPSYIKELDQNFVGNLWRDEEPSVAG is encoded by the coding sequence ATGTTTGAGAAGAAAAATCGCACCTGCTTAACTGTCTATTTACACTACAATCGTGATGCACGTAAACTCAGCCAATATGGAGATATTGTTTACCATTCCAAACGATTGCGATATGTTTTGGTGTATATGGATCAAGAACTAGTAGAAGCTACCATATTAAAATTGAAAAAGGAACGTTTTGTAAAAAAAGTGGTTCCTTCGTACATTAAGGAATTAGACCAAAACTTTGTAGGTAATCTATGGAGAGATGAAGAACCATCAGTCGCAGGATAG
- a CDS encoding ATP-dependent Clp protease proteolytic subunit — MSKRSNFMIPVVIEQTSRGERSYDIYSRLLKDRIIMLTGPVEDNMANSIIAQLLFLDAQDPTKDIYLYVNTPGGSVSAGLAIVDTMNFIKADVQTIVMGTAASMGTIIASSGAKGKRFMLPNAEYMIHQPMGGTGGGTQQTDMAIAAEHLLKTRNKLEKILADNSGKTVKQIHKDAERDYWMSAEETLAYGFIDQIMDNTKVK; from the coding sequence ATCTCGAAAAGGAGTAATTTTATGATTCCAGTAGTTATTGAACAAACTAGCCGTGGTGAGCGCTCGTATGATATTTATTCCCGTTTGCTCAAGGATCGCATTATCATGTTGACAGGACCAGTTGAGGACAACATGGCTAATTCGATTATTGCACAATTGCTTTTCCTTGATGCCCAAGATCCTACAAAGGATATTTACCTCTATGTTAATACGCCAGGGGGATCGGTGTCAGCAGGTCTTGCCATTGTAGACACGATGAATTTCATTAAAGCTGATGTTCAAACCATCGTTATGGGAACAGCTGCGAGCATGGGAACCATCATTGCATCAAGCGGTGCCAAGGGCAAACGTTTCATGTTGCCAAATGCAGAGTACATGATTCACCAACCGATGGGTGGAACAGGTGGTGGCACTCAGCAAACAGACATGGCTATTGCAGCAGAACACCTATTAAAAACACGTAATAAGCTAGAAAAAATCTTGGCAGATAATTCAGGTAAGACAGTCAAGCAAATCCATAAGGATGCAGAACGTGATTACTGGATGTCAGCAGAAGAAACCTTGGCTTACGGTTTTATTGACCAGATTATGGACAATACAAAAGTCAAATAA
- the upp gene encoding uracil phosphoribosyltransferase, giving the protein MGKFQVISHPLIQHKLSILRRTSTSTKDFRELVNEIAMLMGYEVLRDLPLEDVEIETPITKTVQKQIAGKKLAIVPILRAGVGMVDGLLSLVPAAKVGHIGMYRDEETLQPVEYLVKLPEDIDQRHIFVVDPMLATGGSAILAVDSLKKRGASNIKFVALVSAPEGVKALQDAHPDIDIYTAALDEKLNEKGYIVPGLGDAGDRLFGTK; this is encoded by the coding sequence ATGGGGAAATTCCAAGTCATTTCACACCCACTCATTCAGCATAAGTTGTCTATCCTTCGTCGTACATCTACTTCAACAAAGGATTTTCGTGAGTTGGTTAATGAAATCGCGATGCTGATGGGTTACGAAGTTTTGCGTGACTTGCCACTTGAAGATGTGGAGATTGAAACGCCAATCACTAAAACAGTTCAGAAACAAATTGCAGGTAAAAAATTAGCTATCGTACCAATTCTTCGTGCAGGTGTTGGTATGGTTGATGGTTTGCTAAGCTTGGTACCAGCAGCTAAAGTTGGTCACATCGGTATGTACCGCGATGAAGAAACCCTTCAACCCGTTGAGTATCTTGTGAAATTACCAGAAGACATTGATCAACGTCATATTTTTGTAGTTGACCCAATGCTTGCTACAGGTGGTTCAGCTATTCTTGCAGTTGATTCATTGAAAAAACGTGGTGCTTCAAATATCAAATTTGTTGCTCTTGTTTCAGCTCCAGAAGGTGTAAAAGCTCTTCAAGATGCACATCCAGACATTGATATTTACACAGCAGCTTTGGATGAAAAACTCAATGAAAAAGGCTACATCGTACCAGGTTTAGGAGATGCAGGTGACCGCTTGTTCGGTACAAAATAA
- a CDS encoding glycoside hydrolase family 13 protein, translating to MPEIQKTDWWKKSVIYQIYPRSFQDSNGDGVGDIRGIISRLDYLHELGIDAIWLSPVYQSPMDDNGYDISDYQGIAPEFGTMEDMEELIAEGHKRNIKIIMDLVLNHTSDEHFWFQEALKGPDNPYYDYYVWADEPNELRSTFSGSAWEYVPHLNKYYLHQFSVKQPDLNWKNPALKQEIWDMINFWIEKGVGGFRLDVIDLIGKEPEKLITADGPTLHPLIQELNEKTFGAYDLVTVGETWSANPENAQLYSHPDRKEFSMIFQFEHVGLDQQEGKEKWDLAPLDPARLHKVLSKWQTELVGKGWNSLFWNNHDLPRAISRFGDDRPAFRELSGKMLAIYLHFMSGTPYIYQGEEIGMINTPITDISQADDIETRRMYAERIENGFTKEELITSINAKGRDNARRPMQWTEAEGAGFSTGQAWLALGDTVKDINVEKALADKRSLFYTYKKLIALRKEYPCMSEGKYEVMETGNSSIMAYRKYDEQDDFIILVNFSSQEQAYTIAVEEYSIFMNNYENEEAINKGMLRPFEAIVFKK from the coding sequence ATGCCAGAAATACAAAAAACAGATTGGTGGAAGAAGTCCGTCATTTACCAAATTTACCCTCGTAGTTTTCAAGATTCAAATGGAGATGGAGTAGGGGATATTAGAGGGATTATCAGCCGATTAGATTATCTTCACGAGCTTGGAATTGATGCTATTTGGCTCAGTCCTGTTTATCAGTCCCCCATGGATGACAATGGTTACGACATCAGTGACTACCAAGGAATTGCTCCAGAATTTGGGACCATGGAAGATATGGAAGAGCTGATTGCAGAAGGCCATAAGCGCAATATCAAAATAATCATGGATTTAGTGCTCAATCATACCTCGGATGAACATTTCTGGTTTCAAGAAGCCCTCAAAGGACCAGATAATCCCTATTATGATTATTATGTTTGGGCTGATGAGCCGAATGAATTACGCTCGACCTTTTCAGGCTCCGCTTGGGAATACGTTCCACATCTGAACAAATACTACCTCCACCAATTCTCTGTTAAGCAACCGGATTTGAACTGGAAAAATCCTGCTCTGAAACAAGAAATCTGGGATATGATTAATTTTTGGATTGAAAAAGGTGTCGGTGGTTTCAGGCTAGATGTGATTGATTTGATTGGAAAAGAACCAGAAAAATTAATTACAGCCGATGGACCGACTCTCCATCCTCTTATTCAGGAATTAAATGAGAAAACCTTTGGTGCTTATGACTTAGTGACTGTTGGGGAAACCTGGAGTGCCAATCCAGAAAATGCTCAGTTATATTCGCATCCTGACCGAAAAGAATTTTCGATGATTTTCCAATTTGAACACGTAGGACTTGATCAGCAGGAAGGGAAAGAAAAGTGGGATTTGGCACCGCTTGATCCAGCTCGTCTACATAAGGTTCTATCCAAATGGCAGACTGAACTGGTTGGTAAAGGCTGGAACTCGCTTTTCTGGAATAACCACGATTTACCTCGTGCCATTTCTCGCTTCGGTGATGATCGACCTGCATTTCGTGAGCTAAGTGGTAAAATGTTGGCTATTTATCTTCATTTTATGTCAGGGACACCTTATATCTACCAAGGTGAGGAAATTGGTATGATTAATACACCGATTACGGATATTAGCCAAGCGGACGATATTGAAACACGTCGCATGTATGCGGAACGGATTGAAAATGGCTTCACCAAGGAGGAATTGATTACTTCTATAAATGCCAAAGGTCGTGATAATGCTCGCCGTCCAATGCAATGGACAGAGGCAGAAGGAGCGGGCTTCAGTACAGGTCAAGCCTGGCTGGCTTTGGGAGATACTGTCAAAGACATCAACGTTGAAAAAGCACTTGCAGACAAACGATCGCTTTTCTATACCTATAAAAAATTAATTGCTCTTCGGAAAGAGTATCCTTGTATGTCTGAAGGAAAATATGAAGTGATGGAGACTGGAAATAGCTCGATAATGGCCTACCGTAAATATGATGAACAGGATGATTTCATCATATTAGTAAACTTTTCAAGCCAGGAGCAGGCTTATACTATAGCTGTGGAAGAATATTCTATTTTCATGAACAATTATGAAAACGAAGAGGCGATTAATAAAGGGATGTTGAGACCTTTTGAAGCTATCGTTTTCAAAAAATAA
- the gtfA gene encoding sucrose phosphorylase, giving the protein MKIKNQAMLITYSDSLGKNLKDLKKVLEGPLKDVVGGIHILPFFPSSGDRGFAPMDYTKVDPAFGDWSDIEALSKDYYLMFDFMINHISAKSPYFLDFLEKKDESAYADLFIRYKNFWPNGEPTQEDVDLIYKRKPRAPYRIATFADGSEEKVWCTFDEQQIDLDVTTETTRRFIQENLEQLAEHGASIIRLDAFAYANKKIGTNCFFVEPDIWEMLHFPRQLLAPKDVEILPEIHEHYTIQQKIAEQDYYVYDFALPMLVLHALYSGHVNRLVHWMEICPRKQFTTLDTHDGIGVVDVKDLLTDEETEETREALYAQGANVKKIYSTEAYNNLDIYQINCTYYSALGNNDQAYLLARVLQCFAPGIPQIYYVGLLAGENDIELLESSKEGRNINRHYYDLEEIEQEVQRPVVQSLFKLLKFRNTSPAFDGELSVKMLDETSMEIFWNNQDAGVSARLTANLKEKSFEIVEIEEGKITTIEL; this is encoded by the coding sequence ATGAAAATTAAAAATCAAGCTATGTTAATTACCTATTCGGATAGTTTAGGCAAGAATCTTAAAGATTTGAAAAAAGTCCTCGAAGGTCCATTAAAGGATGTTGTGGGAGGTATCCATATTCTGCCGTTTTTCCCATCATCAGGTGACCGTGGGTTTGCGCCAATGGACTATACAAAGGTGGACCCTGCATTTGGAGATTGGTCAGATATTGAAGCACTAAGCAAGGACTATTATCTGATGTTCGATTTTATGATCAATCATATTTCTGCAAAATCTCCTTATTTCCTTGATTTTCTTGAAAAGAAAGATGAATCAGCTTATGCGGATTTGTTTATTCGCTATAAAAACTTTTGGCCAAATGGTGAGCCAACGCAAGAAGATGTTGATTTGATCTATAAGCGTAAACCTCGTGCTCCATATCGAATTGCAACATTTGCTGATGGTAGTGAAGAGAAGGTGTGGTGTACCTTTGATGAACAGCAGATTGATTTAGATGTGACAACGGAGACAACCCGTCGTTTCATCCAAGAAAATTTGGAACAGTTGGCAGAGCATGGTGCTTCGATTATTCGTTTGGACGCCTTTGCTTATGCCAATAAAAAAATCGGAACCAATTGTTTCTTTGTGGAGCCTGATATTTGGGAAATGCTCCATTTTCCACGTCAGTTATTGGCACCAAAAGATGTAGAAATCTTACCAGAAATTCATGAACACTACACCATTCAGCAGAAAATTGCCGAGCAAGATTATTATGTTTATGATTTTGCCTTGCCAATGCTAGTTCTCCACGCTTTGTATTCTGGTCATGTCAATCGCCTGGTTCACTGGATGGAGATTTGCCCTCGCAAGCAATTTACAACTCTTGATACACATGATGGAATCGGTGTTGTGGATGTTAAGGATTTGCTGACGGATGAGGAGACAGAGGAGACCCGTGAAGCCTTGTATGCACAAGGTGCCAATGTGAAGAAAATTTATAGCACTGAAGCCTATAATAATTTGGATATTTATCAGATTAACTGTACTTATTATTCTGCTCTTGGCAATAATGATCAAGCTTATCTATTGGCGCGTGTTCTCCAATGCTTTGCACCAGGTATTCCACAGATTTACTACGTTGGTTTACTAGCAGGTGAAAATGATATTGAGCTTTTGGAATCAAGTAAGGAAGGCCGCAATATCAATCGCCATTACTATGATTTGGAAGAAATTGAGCAGGAAGTGCAACGGCCAGTGGTACAATCCTTGTTCAAACTCCTTAAATTCCGCAATACAAGTCCAGCTTTCGACGGAGAGTTATCTGTTAAGATGTTGGATGAAACAAGTATGGAAATTTTCTGGAATAATCAAGATGCAGGGGTGTCTGCCCGTCTAACAGCAAACCTAAAAGAAAAATCCTTTGAAATTGTTGAAATTGAAGAGGGAAAAATTACCACAATTGAGTTATAA
- a CDS encoding carbohydrate ABC transporter permease: protein MNNQKQKNWWVYLVLFSGILFMFIPLLVTIISSFKPTKEITGNFFGLPQEFTLSNYERLFNDGIVQYFGNSALITIVAIGLILLVIPMAAFAVARQMKRQTVFNFIYFFLIIGIFVPFQVIMLPMTKLMSSLGLNNIVGLIILYLTYAVPQALFLYVGYIKTIVPEEMDEAAAIDGCDKFTMYWKIIFPLMKPMHATVLIINALWVWNDFLLPLLVLNRDQSMWTLPLFQYNYQGMYFSDYGPSFASYVVGIIPILLVYLIFQKHIISGMTSGSVK, encoded by the coding sequence ATGAATAATCAAAAACAGAAAAATTGGTGGGTTTACTTAGTTCTCTTTAGTGGGATATTGTTCATGTTTATTCCACTATTGGTAACCATTATCAGTTCTTTTAAACCAACAAAGGAAATTACAGGAAATTTCTTTGGTTTGCCACAAGAGTTTACTTTGAGCAACTATGAACGCCTGTTTAATGATGGGATTGTACAATATTTTGGTAATTCAGCCTTGATTACGATTGTAGCAATTGGCTTGATTCTACTTGTTATTCCAATGGCAGCTTTCGCCGTAGCCCGTCAAATGAAACGCCAGACAGTGTTTAACTTTATCTACTTTTTCTTGATTATTGGGATATTTGTACCTTTCCAAGTGATTATGCTCCCAATGACCAAATTAATGTCAAGCCTTGGTTTGAACAATATTGTCGGTTTGATTATTCTATATTTGACCTATGCAGTTCCTCAGGCCCTCTTCCTCTACGTCGGTTATATTAAGACCATTGTTCCTGAAGAAATGGATGAGGCGGCAGCTATTGATGGCTGTGATAAATTTACTATGTACTGGAAAATCATTTTCCCACTCATGAAACCCATGCATGCAACGGTTTTGATTATCAATGCCCTCTGGGTCTGGAATGATTTCCTCTTGCCGCTCTTGGTTTTGAATCGTGATCAAAGCATGTGGACCTTACCACTTTTCCAATACAATTACCAAGGTATGTATTTTAGTGACTATGGCCCATCATTTGCATCCTATGTTGTAGGAATTATCCCAATCTTACTTGTTTACCTCATCTTCCAAAAACATATTATTTCAGGTATGACAAGTGGTTCTGTCAAATAA
- a CDS encoding carbohydrate ABC transporter permease, translated as MNQKGFIAKYWPYLFVAIPIGLQLIFFFYPLFTGIYYSLTDWNGLTSDFSLIGIQNYLDILKNPDFYTSMTFTIIFTIGLVIGEIVIGIWLASLLNRKIKAVGFFRTWYFFPAVLSTVTLGLIFVQLFNYGFTQIGEILHIDWLMENLLVQENTVIPAVLFVALWQGLAMPVIIFLSGLQSIPEDVKEAAAIDGASRSQQFFNIELPFLLPSISMVFILAMKSGLTAFDLIFALTSGGPDGKTESLGLLVYNYAFVDNKFSYANALAVVLFIFIIVISLIQMRISKKFEI; from the coding sequence CCAAATATTGGCCCTATCTATTTGTTGCCATACCAATTGGCTTACAGTTAATCTTTTTCTTCTATCCTCTATTTACAGGTATCTATTATAGCTTGACGGATTGGAATGGATTGACATCAGATTTTAGTTTGATAGGTATTCAAAACTATCTAGATATCTTGAAGAATCCTGATTTTTATACATCCATGACTTTTACCATTATCTTCACCATTGGTTTGGTCATCGGAGAAATTGTTATAGGGATTTGGTTGGCTAGTCTCCTCAATCGTAAGATTAAAGCTGTTGGTTTCTTTAGAACTTGGTATTTCTTCCCAGCAGTGCTATCCACAGTCACTTTAGGATTGATTTTTGTCCAATTGTTCAACTATGGTTTTACACAGATTGGAGAAATCCTTCATATCGATTGGTTGATGGAAAACTTATTGGTACAAGAAAATACTGTTATTCCAGCTGTACTTTTTGTGGCTCTCTGGCAAGGATTGGCTATGCCAGTTATCATCTTCCTGTCTGGCTTACAAAGTATTCCAGAAGATGTGAAGGAAGCAGCAGCTATTGATGGTGCAAGTCGTTCTCAACAGTTCTTCAATATTGAACTTCCTTTCTTATTACCATCTATCAGTATGGTGTTCATCTTGGCAATGAAGTCAGGTTTGACAGCATTTGACCTTATCTTTGCACTGACAAGTGGTGGCCCAGATGGCAAAACAGAATCCTTGGGTTTACTCGTTTACAACTATGCCTTTGTAGACAATAAATTCTCTTATGCCAATGCTTTGGCTGTAGTACTCTTCATCTTCATTATTGTCATCTCATTGATTCAGATGAGAATTTCGAAGAAATTTGAAATTTAG